The sequence CATTTGAGATAGAACTTAACTCTATGGTTAATTTTGAGAAAGGTGGCTGGAATGTATCGGctcattaatttgttaattttaataCAGATTTTGGATGGTGGGGTGGACATTGCAAATTAATCTTGAATTAGAGTATTGATTGTAAAAATTTGTAGTTTAGGGTGGAATTCCAAATGACTCCGTAGTTTAGGGTGGTTAAATACAGAGGCCTGGTCCAAATTAGTACCTGTTAAGTAATGTTGGGTTGGAATGTCTATTGCAAGCAATGTCATGAAGAATTGCTTGTCTGAAAAGAAAGGGATTGCTGGGAAGTCTGTTATTAATGTGCCCACCAGTTATGTCATTTTAGAAAGTTCTTCattttatatgtatgtgaaTCTAGAAAGAATTAGTTTGCATTCTTTGCTTATTCAATGTTGGATGTACTGATGTTTTAAAAGTGGCTACTAAAACAATGTTCGGTTTGTAGGATTCAGAATTTTATGTGTCTTAAGACTTAAAAGTTTTGCTAATGTACGATcagtttaggaaaaaaaaaaaaaaaccttcagaACTGCCAGTGTTTCATCCTCAAATAACTTGAATTTTTGAATCAGTTTACTTGTTTAGCCAGACTTTTTCCTCTCCAAAACATTGCTTAAGTAGGAGAAAGTCTTTTCAAAATGTGTTGTGCAATAACACTCACGCATTTTAACTTAGAAAATAGTTATACAAATAAATTGACAAGCATGTGCACAAATCCGCACACACAAATAACACAAGAATTTATGGAATTTGGCAAACTGCCTACATCCATGGACAGTGACAAGGAGAAAGTTTCAGCACTCactggagaaagaaaaaaaattaactaaatatttgatattcaatagttacaatgggaggggggattttctttttttggtaaacggggagatttgaaccctaaGTGTTTTCATTGGAAATATCAGGAGGTGCCTATTGAGTAATTTCAGCTTAATGGTGCAAAAGGGTTTTGGCACATTGTTGTTGCCACACAAGGAAAGGTAATTGAAGATGAATCACAAATCAAGCCAATATTCGCATAAGGCTAGCCAACATAATCAAGATCCCACAAAGGTGGAATTTGTGCaacctttttaaaatttaatccaTGTAATTAACATGATGTTAGGATGCAAATAGATTTGGTATGGCTTCATTTTCCTTCACATAGTTTGTGAAGTTTCAAGATCCTCACTGCTAGTGGGCCTTTGCTACAGTCAAGGCCAGCCCATTCCAGAATATGAgaattaccaaattgcccttATTCTagtaaaacttaaattaaaactaaaccAGCAACTTTCTAACCTAAAAAACTTAATACTAAGACTCAATAATAACTAAAGTTCCCGATGAAAGGTGCTAAATATTTAATTTCGTTTTTTGTAGAATTACTCTTTACTGTCTGCATCATATGGCTTGATGAGATGCTTGCTGCCACTTCCAGTGGCCCATTAATTGTAGATTGAAAACTTATGTGGGGCAATACACTTTCTATTGGACACTAACATGCTTTGTGTCTTATTCTCGGCAGTCTGAGGTTTCCTCTGTTTAAGCAATCTTAAATGTATTGACCATCATAGGTTCTTGGAGGAAAGGCTCGAAGAAAGAAGTTGCTGTCACCAAAGGGTATGGATGTACGCCCAATGATGGTAGTTGTGAAAGGTGCAGCCTTTGATATATTGCAGGTATAGTTTAATCTTAGCTTTAAATgctgttttattttattttatttttaaagaaaatttaagatttctgatcattttaagttttttgatGTCCAACACTAGTCATCAACTAGATGAAAAAAATACTTAACACTTTTGTGCTTGTCAGAATAactttttctacattttttaGGCAGCCTGTGGCTGTCCTGCATCTTTAAGGCCTGGCCGCTGGTTAGACTTGTACAGTGGTACTGGATCTGTTGGTATTGAAGCAATTAGCCGAGGCTGTTCTGAGGTACAATTAATAACTCAGTTAATATCATTTGATGGTACAAATTATGATGTTTTGCTAAGGTCAGGAGCCCCAGCCCATAAATATTGTTGAACAGATAAAAAGTTGAAGTAGCTTTCTGATTTGAGGTGAAATTAGAGTTTGGATTTGAGTCCCGAAATTTGTGACAATATTTAACTAAGTTTAATATTGCATggttaaaaaatttcattgcatATTGTAATCTTCCTGAAATTCATACCccatggaattgaaaattttcaggtGCATTTTGTTGAGATGGATCCTTGGGTTGTATCAGATGTTTTACGTCCAAATTTGGAATGTACTGGGTTTCTTAATGTATCTGTCATACATACTGTCCGTGTTGAAAATTTCTTGGAACGTGCAGAGCAATTTGTAGGTATGTGattttctattcaaaaaaaaaaactctctctctattcttttaGCAACATAAGCGCAGAACTATCCATAATATTTATTTGGTTGTGTCCGGTCCAGGATATTGAACAATGAGTATCAGTCTTGCATGCTAAGAGGAACATAATCTGCCTGGATAAATGGAACTCACTCGGCTCTTagatttataataataataataataataataataataataataatatcaatattCCAGAATTagaaatttattaattgaattcAATATTTTCTTTCCAGATAAGAATAACGTTGTACATCTCACTGCTGCCCTAGGGCATTTGATGCTAATGTTGAAGTTTAGCTTGTTTTAGAAATTGGAACTCAATATGGGGTTTAAGTGATAGCCCAATCCTTTGCAGTACTCCATATCTATGGTTTGAACCCCACCTCCCTTTCCTCTTCTCCCACTATGtaccttaaaaataaaaaataaaataaaataaataaaatagaataaaaataaaaaaccagaagaagaaaaggatgtGGCGCTCAATATACTGAGCGCCTTGCAAACAATAAAACACTTTCTTCTGCATTATTACATTGGTTTGTCTTGCTGTCCATTTAATTAGTGAAACATTGCTGTAAATTTGTTTACAACTTATGAGTAATTGTGAAAAAAGTGTACCTAAATGATCTCCTTGAACaatgagaaaaatcaaaatgatagTGGCATTGACTTGTTGATGCAAGACAAAACCAAAACGATTCAATGACAtaattaaagaacaaaaaaataaaaatattaataacttaGCTTGGACTTAGTACCCAGTAAGAGAACTTGAAGTCAGCACATATTCTTGCTGACACAGGACAACTAGAACAATTCAACGCAAAATTAAACAACTGGAAAATAAAGGGATAGGAACCTAGGAGTCAACACCTGGGCTTGTTTGGAGTCAACACCAAGTAAGGAAAAATACTAAGAGTCAGCACTTAGGGTTGGTTGGAGTCAACACCAGACCAAAGAGACCaaaaggtcttcttcttcttctttttttttttttttttttcattcatcaaaatcaatctcCAAAAGGAGTACAATAGTTCGCCTATATAGGCAAAACTAAACCCTAATGCGTAGGAAACCCTACTTATTGAATGACAGAAATACCCTAggctttaaataaaatactaattaacCTAATTAAATACTAGGGcctaaaataaaagtataatgatgtccaaaaacaaataaaactaaattataataaaattctcTTTGTGTATCCTACATCACTTGCTTAGAGTCAACACCAAACGAGAGGGAGCAAACCCAGGAGTGGCTGGAGTTAGTACCAAACCATTGGAAAGTTTCCAAGAGAACTTCTATTAATCAATCAAACTGTAAACTGCCTCCACAAGTGTACAAGAATATTGTTATATGGACTATGACTTTAACCTAATGCTAATTGGCTTAGAAAAtcctaattcttttttttcttttcttttttttttcttttttttttttgagaaacaaacacgcacacaagggagagggaaaggagtctaacacaaaagcacaccacaactccacttaAAAGCCATGATATCCTAATTCTAATTGACTTGGGAAATCCTAATTATTGAATTGGTCTATCAAAAATTATTGGATTGCAAAAATACCCCTTACTctaggaaattaaataaaatactaatcaaTCTAATTAACCACGAATACCTAAAATAGAATCcaaaattactaataaaaatataattgactccaaaaatttaatagaactaaattaaaataatttttttttccctcatgcTTCCTCCATCACCTATCCATCCGAATTACTACCTCTAGCCTAAAAAAACATTGGGAAGCATTAAACTTTGACATGGTTACGTATCGTGCCTTACGTAAACTTCCCAAAATCAAGACTCTAGTTAGGGCATGCTGAAAGCCACAAATATATGTCCTCAATAGTCACCAGGAGATGCTGATAATTTGCTACTGATAATGAATTGGATCACTGAGAGTGCACACTAGTGGGTGCATTCTGAGAGCCATGACATTTATGCCACAATAATCTAGCCAAAATATATTGATCCTAGCACTGTTGactataatatttattactgGTAATTAATGGATAAAGAAAGACAATTAAGGAATTGTTACTTATAATTGGGCTTCCCCTTTATATGCATACTAACTTGCCTCAACATCTTTTGAGCAAATAAAAGGGTTGGGTGGGGCCAGATTTGTATATATGGAGTGGTCTGGGTGCATGTCCTGTTGCAGTGACAGTTGTTAAGGAATATAGAATACAATGGATATAAGCCGTGGGAAATAATGATTAAACTTACGGAGAGGTCAATTTCATTGAATGAGTCAGATTCTGAATAGTATAAGTTTGTAATTACAATTTACTTTGTATTCTATCCGTTACAATTTTAGATTTGGTTTGTTGTAGGTAAAGGTGGATCATTTGATTACATTAGTGTTACCCCTCCATATACTGAAGTTGACTATGGCATGCTCATGGGCCAAATTTCGAAGTCACCATTAATTGGAGAAGACACCTTTGTTGTAAGTTTGGATCTCATGTTTTCTGCTTTACTTGGTTATGcatgtgttttattttgttgggggggggggaaggggggggggggggtgttgtggTTGAGTTTGTCCTATTCTTACAAACATTCAATATCTAGGTGGTTGAGTATCCATCAAGAACCAACATGCTTGATTCATGTGGATGCCTGGTGAAGGTAATTCTAATTCATATAATTCATTGAAAAAATCAGGCAACAATATATAATGCATTATCATAATGAGCTCACAACTGCAATTGTTGGATGGATGttaaatttgatcattttaaaCCAGGTGGCAGTACAATGAAGATTTGTAGTAAATTCCCTATATCAAAGTGTCTCCATATCTATACATGATTACCCTCTTCATTTATGCTTCATCTAGCACCAAAAACGACTTCTACTTCATTTATCTCCTGATGGATTGAAACTGCAGTGCTATAGTTCAAATAACTAGCAATGTGATTTTTTAGTATGTCAACTAATTTGGTTATGTATGCttgcttttgtgtttttatGGGATTTTTACTCATAAAATGGGAGTGCAGATAACTGAGCGACGGTTTGGACGGACACACTTAGTAATATATGGACCTACATGGGCCCAAAAGAATAGGAAGTAAAGTCACTAAGGAAAGTATCAGTAGAAGTTTAACTCAAGTCTGCAAGCGGAGGTGAAAACTGTATCCTGGAACTGCAAAGATTTTGCAGTGAATGTGATTGTGCACCTTCAAATGCTATGATTAGGTAGTGTACTATTTACTATTGTCAGTTTGTAGTAATGCCACATGAGCCTTGATGGATCTTAATGGTTCCAAATTTTCCCACGGTTtcagttattttctttttggttataTGTAGTTGTTGTGTCTTTTAACCAGATTTATTTATTGCAGGTCAAAGTCTTAAATTGGTAATTCAGCATTCCCTGGCAGCTTATCAACTATTAGAAGATTGATTCAAACCATACTGGTTCAGGTTGATTTGTGAAATATGTAAGGAATCTATAAACCAAATCTAGGTTTAAGTACATGACAAGTGGGTGTACATTTATTTATCTTCCTTCAATGTACAAGGTTCTGAACTTTGTTAACCATTTGCCTATCTATTGTGTGCTGTATTTATTTTAGCAATTGAAGCATCAGAGGCAAGTCTGTATGTGATTTTTTGTAGCCTAGACAGGCCATCATTGGCACAATGTTAACATTTTTTGTTACCTTTTTCAATCACTATATGAACATttgaagtttattttattgctgAATTTTGTCAAATATCATAATGTGGTTTTTATGACATTTGTGATGGGTCCATTTGATGTCATAAAACTAGGTTCCAGGAGTCTCTAGtgccggctcaaggcctagACCTtagcgcccccccccccccccccacaactTGTCCCAAATATTTTCAAAGGTTTTAAGGCCTTAAAATTGTaaacaaaaatttctcaaaattgTAGAATGAtaactaatatttttaaaagaaaagatatgtgggttttgcattttttttcctcatcttCAAGAAGGCCCAAAATATTGAGCCAATAGAAATCCAAcacaattgaaaccctaaattGTTTCACACAAAGTTGTTATGAGTTTGTTATGAATGTCCCGAATAATCATTGTAAATCAATTTTCCTAACAACTTGTAAAAAGCTATGTTATTAAAATCTAAATGCAAAAACTATATTAGCAATTTTGTATCTCAAAAAGCAAGAAtggtttttaaaacaattttttttttttttttaagttgaataaataatatttcaatattaaaaaattcactaaaaaaatGCATCACCTTAGGCCCTAAATATAGCCCTAGGCATTAAATATAGCCCTAGGCATCTCAACTGATTAACTCCATGAGTTGATCTTTATAATGCTTAGATGGGAGGGGTGGGGTACTTGTTGAAGCACATGTTTTTTTCAcctaaaatttttgggttctaTAGTATAGAATCAATAATGGAGCCTTGAGAAAAACAATTTGTCTCCTAAAATGTCTTGTTTGTGCCTTAGTAGAAACTGAGTTGTATTAAAGGGACAGTGAAAAAGTTGCAATATGGATGGTATAAAGAGAAGGAGATTTTGCTCGAACAGGGGAAGGTGGGGCTACCCTTAGTCGATACTTCGAGTTTTGTAGGGGGAAGTGCGTCTTTTCTGTTCTACAAGACAAGAGGAAGTTACATGTGGAATGAGAAAATCAAGGAATCAGCCATACCTTTTTAGATCAAGATATACAGTTCCGTGAAGCTTATTTGAAGTGTGCTCATTTTGACGGGACTCTGATATGGGCTTGGGTTCAAGGTGGGTTAAGGACTGGCTGACTATATTTGTTCATAAAATTTActttatcttttattatatatatgcattCAAGTATATGATTGTATATAGTCATATGTATTTGTCTATTTTTTATCACTCTGTAGTCTATACTACTTAACAGGGTGGATTGAGTTTTGTCACCAATCCATTATATGATTATATCTAAATTCAAGTTCTGTTCAGAATTGTGTTATCTGAGACCCATCCTAACTACTTTAGGATTGTTTTGAAGAATCATTTCAAATTCATATAGATATTACTGTTTATTTTCTCCTACGCTGAAAAAGGGCAACCTATGGATGTGTGGGCATCCCACTCTATTTTCAAAGTACTGAGACTTCTTTCTACTTTCTGCAGTCATTTTATTGTgaacttttgtgggtaatgctTACTCTGTATTTTCTTCCCTCCCCCTCTTTGAAATGTGTATGGTTGGAGTTAGGGACCACAGTAAATTTCTATGTAGAATATCCTTTGGTGGGACCCAAGAAGAAAATGGTCGTCTCTATTCTCTTCATGTCCCAGTTGTTGGATAAAGTGTTGTGGCCTTAGTGGACCTTACATTTTCTCCATAATTGAAAGAGTTGCCCCACAAGTATTATTGAACTGTAATCCTACAGGAATCATCTATAATCTTAGGAGGAAATTGTGcattaaaaataatgaatatattCATTGAATTATTTAGCCTCGGAAACAAAAGTAATTCAATGCTTCTGTTGGATACAGTGACATGGAAACTTTGTGAAAATTAAGGCCTCAAAGATGATACAGACATCATATTATTATGTCTTTAATGCATTAGTTTGTTTATGACTATTTTGTGGGGTGGGAAATTTGCCTTATTTTGGATATTTGTTCACCAAAGTGATTACTTCAGTATGTACATTTATTATGCATTTTTTGTCTTGATAGATGACTACAGCTGATTATTTCTTAGAACAATAATTTTCAGATGGACCCCAATAATGTTAATCATTGCATGTGAGCTATCTTGAATTTGGTAGTTCTCTACAGCCTGTGTAAAGTTTGGGAATCCTGTTGTAAGTCTACCACCAGGAGATTGCAGGTTGCCTCTTCTTTTTAACCATCGCTCTCGTTTGGGGGAGCTTATTTGGCTcatatacaaatttttaaagctttacttacaactatatttttcctcaatttattatttaagtcCAATAAGCCAATGAAAAATAAGCTCTCCCATATGACTTCAAGGTGTATTCTTGTTATGCTAGTACTTTGCTGACATTCTTGTACTGGATAGTGGCCCATTCTATAATTTTATCATGTGTATTAACTGCCATTATCAATTTTACGGTTATTATGAGAGTTGACTacttaatttctttttagttaCTCTTCTTGTGTTATGACAAATATGAGTGTATCTTAGAGAACTTTTTGTTAGACTTTGAGACATCATACAGATATTGTACCTATCATGTTCAGCTTGTTCCGTGCTAAGTTCATATTGCTGTTGTTCTGTTCTACGGTGTTTCAGTAGTTTTATGTTAGATGAGATTACATTGTTATTCCTCTTATTCCTCTATAAGCTTTCAAGTTTTCTGGGATTTATTTGTTAGGGTGAAACTTTCTTGAAGTGTGATGAGATTTCTTCTTCTGAAGTATGATGATATCTTCAACCAAACAAAGGGTGATGAGGTCATCTTTTTCTGTAAGAATATGGAGAACAAATGCTTTAATGATTCTTTAATCAtctgttttactttttaaaaataatgctttTATGAATGGTCCATTGTATTTTCCATGTGATGGTGTCCAATAGTGACTAGGGGACAGGAAAACATCATTTGCAACTAACCAATTGAAAGGATTGCACTAACATAAAAGTTAAGAGCTTGAATTAGTTGCTGGTTTCTCTTGAAgtatctttcattctttttttcttttgcttccaTTTTTGTTTTCAGTCATCTTCCTTACCTGTCTCTTTGGTGGGAACTTTCAGATAGGGAAATGCTATATCTTGAGCAATTTATGTTACTATCAGAGCACAAGGGTTCAAGTTTCACACATATGAAATTACTTCAGCGTTACCACACACAcctattttttttgctttaactATACAATTGCTCTTGAGACGATATGCAAACTAGTTTAGTTTTAAGCTGTTGGTTACAAATCTGGTTCCATTAAATTCTTGTTGAATGAAAAAGTAGGATAAAATACTTATCAaggaagaaaaccaaaattgggGGCAGAGGCAGAGCTGTTATCTTATTTGTTGATATGactttatctttatatttataatttttttaatttatcttttcttgTTCACTGCTCTTCTCATTTTGTGCTTTTAGTTACTCAAGAAAGCagttgtttatgtttgtgtgcACTAACGTGCACACTTGTCTCCCCCCTCcccttttgttatttgttaatattttgtGTGCGTGCACGTGtcggggagagagagagagagatttagcATTTGATCAAGAGGGTAAAACAATCTTTTATGTTGGAACCAACTTCCCACTAATGGGTGGTTTCTCAATCCTCATGGTTCCATGTAGGCACCAGGCTCTATGTCTTTTATAAACTTAGGGTATGCAAGTATTAGGGAGGAGGTAATGAGGTCCCTTTGGTAGCTGCATGAATATGCACAAAGCAAAATAATGAAAGAGAGCTTGCATGGACcctatctatatataaaaagcaacCAGAATAacaaacttttttgttttattggtcGTGTGCTCTCTTTCTTCTTGTGTTCTGCCTTTAAATAGCACAAGCCACTTACCCACCCGCCAAGTTAAAATCCTCTTAATTGTCCTATTGTGCTCTCTCTTCTATTCTCTTGTTCTGCTTGCCTGGTATGTCCATATTGATCTTTGTCTGCTCAATACCAACATGGTCGTCCTGAGCTATTCTTCGTTCCCTGCTTTGAACAGCCTGCCAATTTTCTTGAGTGGAAAGTTATAGGagaaaaagggggaaagaaATGGCGTCTAATGGTAGAGTTTTCAGGGCAACGTTTGGAGCTCTTGTATTTGTTGGCGTCATCTGGTTTATAACAGTTGGAATCCTAGCAAACCGTGCAAGTAAAAGATCAACAATAACAGTTCAATCATCTCAAATCTTCAAGTACTGGAAGCTGATTGCAAGAGAGAAGCATGCTGTTCAGTGGGATTTCAATCTTAATTATGTGAGCAAGAGAAGAGTACCTAATGGTCCCGATCCCATTCATAACAGGTACATGTTTTTTTGTTGATCAGACATATATCATGTAATAAATGTGAGACAAgacccaaagaagaaaacctaATGTCTGAAATTGCATACTACATTCTATTTCATAATAGCTCCAAATCTCAGTgtggttttcacttttcaggCTTGACAGTGTCTTTCAAAAATAAGTGTCCCTACTCATTACTCTTCTTGTAAATGTGATGAGAATGACCATTTCTTTTGatgagagaaatagagaaaattttaatCTATGTTTCCTTCTTTTACTTTCATttaccatttcttcttctgttttggTACCACACAAGAACATCAAGAATCAAACCTCACCCAGTTCTTCTTTAGCCCTTTGGTAAATTAAATTATAGCTAAGgtggtaaaattttaaaagaaccATTATGCACTCATCTATGACATGCGTCGAAGTTGAtgatagttttgttttttgttttttttttttttttaccaaaagcTTCTTTGAACCAATCTTTCTCTTATTTTGATGAAACAACAAATAAAGACATCGGGGGAAGACGTGGACCACTTTATGGAAAGTTAATATAACTCTTAACGCTCCACTAAAAGAGTCCAGACCATCATTCACGTAAAAAGTTTGCTGTTCAATACGA is a genomic window of Quercus lobata isolate SW786 chromosome 2, ValleyOak3.0 Primary Assembly, whole genome shotgun sequence containing:
- the LOC115976771 gene encoding uncharacterized protein LOC115976771 isoform X1; this encodes MAVVSLSSSSPILSPLLFTNPAASSSSSSHSNLPLFAATNRPRPPSIVFSYKSRSDLSSEDKKILLERYGLDPHDLLFEPPPPPKSKRTKEVQKRGRGKEVQPPEEPKPPRTTHKLLQVLGGKARRKKLLSPKGMDVRPMMVVVKGAAFDILQAACGCPASLRPGRWLDLYSGTGSVGIEAISRGCSEVHFVEMDPWVVSDVLRPNLECTGFLNVSVIHTVRVENFLERAEQFVGKGGSFDYISVTPPYTEVDYGMLMGQISKSPLIGEDTFVVVEYPSRTNMLDSCGCLVKITERRFGRTHLVIYGPTWAQKNRK
- the LOC115976771 gene encoding uncharacterized protein LOC115976771 isoform X2; translated protein: MAVVSLSSSSPILSPLLFTNPAASSSSSSHSNLPLFAATNRPRPPSIVFSYKSRSDLSSEDKKILLERYGLDPHDLLFEPPPPPKSKRTKEVQKRGRGKEVQPPEEPKPPRTTHKLLQVLGGKARRKKLLSPKGMDVRPMMVVVKGAAFDILQAACGCPASLRPGRWLDLYSGTGSVGIEAISRGCSEVHFVEMDPWVVSDVLRPNLECTGFLNVSVIHTVRVENFLERAEQFVGKGGSFDYISVTPPYTEVDYGMLMGQISKSPLIGEDTFVVVEYPSRTNMLDSCGCLVKVKVLNW
- the LOC115976771 gene encoding uncharacterized protein LOC115976771 isoform X3, which gives rise to MAVVSLSSSSPILSPLLFTNPAASSSSSSHSNLPLFAATNRPRPPSIVFSYKSRSDLSSEDKKILLERYGLDPHDLLFEPPPPPKSKRTKEVQKRGRGKEVQPPEEPKPPRTTHKLLQVLGGKARRKKLLSPKGMDVRPMMVVVKGAAFDILQAACGCPASLRPGRWLDLYSGTGSVGIEAISRGCSEVHFVEMDPWVVSDVLRPNLECTGFLNVSVIHTVRVENFLERAEQFVGKGGSFDYISVTPPYTEVDYGMLMGQISKSPLIGEDTFVITERRFGRTHLVIYGPTWAQKNRK
- the LOC115976772 gene encoding CLAVATA3/ESR (CLE)-related protein 25 codes for the protein MASNGRVFRATFGALVFVGVIWFITVGILANRASKRSTITVQSSQIFKYWKLIAREKHAVQWDFNLNYVSKRRVPNGPDPIHNRRAVKTGQPPGRA